GCGGCCGCACCCGCACCGGAACCCGGTTCCACACCGGACCACGCAGCCACGCCAGAATCCGCACCTGCACCGGACCCCGCAGCTGCACGTGCACCGGAATCCCCTGAGCCCACTCCCACCTCCACCCCTGCCCCCGCTCCCGCGCCCGGCCCGCTGGCCCGGGCCGCCCTCGCCGGTTTCGACGCGGAGGCCGCCGCGGCGGCCCAGCACCCGGCCTGTGCCCGGCTGCCCGCCGAGGCCGACAGCCACGGCGTGTCGACCCTGGTCTGGCATCGCCGCCGGCCCTTCCACCCGGTGCGGCTGTACGCGGCGCTGGAGGATCTGACCTGCGCCGCGGCCCGCAGCCGGGGCCGGTTCTGGCTCGCCGACAAGCCGGACACGCTGCTGCACTGGGACGCGGCCGGCGGGGCGCTGTGCGTCGAGAGCGCCGGGCCGTGGCTGGCCGCGCTGCCCGACGCGGCCTGGGAGATGGTCCCGCCGGTCCGCCGGGCCGCGGCGGCGCTGGACTGGCACCCCGAGCACGGCGACTGCTGCAACCACCTCGTGTTCACCTCGCCCGGCCTCGACCGCGACGGACTGGCGCACCTCCTGGAGTCCTGCCTGCTCACCGACGCCGAGTACGCCGCCGGGCGCGACGCCTGGAAGCGGCTGCCGCCCGCCTTCGACACCCTGCTGGAGATCTGATGTCCCGCAAGAGCGACCGCAAGCCCGCCCAGAAACGCCCCAACCCCCTGGACCAGGCCGGGATCACCTACATCGACTACAAGGACACCGACCTGCTGCGAAAGTTCATCTCCGACCGTGGCAAGATCCGCAGCCGCCGGGTCACCCGGGTCACCGCCCAGCAGCAGCGACTGCTGGCACGGGCCGTCAAGAACGCGCGCGAGATGGCGCTGCTGCCGTACTCCAGTCGCTGATCACGACAGCTGATCACGACAAATAGGTAGGCGTTTCCCTATGCTTGACTGGTAGGGAAACGCCTACCTATTGTCGTACCCATGAACATCACTCACGCCTCCTTCGTCACCCTCCCCGTCACCGACCAGGACCGCGCCCTGCGCTTCTACCGGGACGTCCTCGGCTTCGAGGTGACCGCCGATCTCCAGATGCCGCCGGGCCGGTGGCTCCAGGTGGCGCCGAAGGGCGCGCAGACCGTCTTCACTCTTTCGGGGCCGGGCATGGGGGATTTCGAGCCCGGGTCGGCACGGGGGATCATGTTGGTGACGACCGATGTCGACGCCGACTGTGCGCGGCTCGCCGCGGCCGGGACTCCCGTACAGGGGCCGGACGACCTCCCCTGGGGGTGCATGGCCTCGTTCACGGACCCCGACGGCAACGGTCTGATGCTGCTGACGGAGAAGGAAGGCTTCTGAGCGCTCCATGAACGGGACGGGTACCGCCGCCGAGGACCGCGTCTTCGCCGCGCTCGCCAACGCCACCCGCCGCGAGGTGCTGCGGCTGCTGCGGGAGCGCGGACCGCAGCCCGTCCAGGCCCTGGCCGACCACTTCGACATGCGCCGCCCGAGCCTCTCGGAACACCTCAAGGTGCTCCGGGAGGCAGGCCTCGTCTCCGAGCAGCGCTCCGGGCGGCAGCGCATCTACCGCCTGCGGGCGGCCCCGCTCGCCGAGGTGCAGGACTGGCTCCACCCGTACGAGCGGTTCTGGCGCGACCAGCTGAAGGGTCTCGGCGACCTCCTCGACCGGCTGCCGGACGATGACGAACGATGAGCACCGAACCCGATGACGACCTGACGACCATCCGCGTCGACCAGTTCTTCCCGCACCCGCCCGCCAAGGTCTGGCGTGCCCTGACCGACCCCGAACTGCTCGTGCAGTGGCAGATGCCCGGCGCCGAGGGCTTCCGGCTGGAGGTCGGCCACCGGTACCGGATGACCTCCGTCCCGCGTCCCAACTCCCGCTTCTCCGGAGTCGTGGAGGTACGGGTCCTGGCCTACGACATCGAGCGGATGCTGTCCGTCCGCTGGGCCGACGCCGATCCAGCCAACCCGGCGGACTGGACCATCACCTGGACCCTGGAACATGAAGGGCGCGGTACGCGTCTCTTCCTAGTGCACGAGGGGTTCGATCCGGACGACCCGGCTCAGCTGATGGCGCGGAAGATCATGGACGGGGGGTGGCGGGGGCATGTCCTGCCCGCACTGGGGCAAACGCTGGAACAGCTTCGTTAACGGGCCTTCGGCTTGGATGGAGAGCCGTCGGCACAGGTCGCAGGGGCCACTTCGGTAAAGCGGACGTCAAACCTGTAACCGAGGGAACACTCCCCGTGCACGTGCATCTGCTCATGCACATGCACGTGAACGGGGTTATGATCCGGGTCAGTTGACCACAGCATCTATGGCCACATCAGCCAGTGCACCACCGGGGAGCGACCTGTGGACCGCGACGTTGACGGCGTGTACGGGGGGTACGACGTGTACAACGGCATGGCTGCCGCGCAGCTGAGCGGAGTGGCCTGGCAGAAGAGCAGGCACAGCAACTCGCAGGGTTCCTGCGTGGAGTTCGCGCGGCTGCCGGGCGGCGAGGTCGCCGTACGCAACTCGCGCTTCCCGGACGGCCCGGCGCTCGTCTACACGCGAGCGGAGATCGAGGCCATGCTGCTCGGCATCAAGGACGGCGAGTTCGACCACCTGATAGTGAGCTGACGGACGGGTGGGGGCGGGTCTCCCGCCCCGATGGCAACGATGTCGGAAGCGGGGGGAACGGGCGCTGCAACGCGCGTAGAAACCGGGCGTCCGTGGATGTTTCGCCGTGTCAGCCGACCGGTCGGAGCCGGAACAGCGCCCAGACGACCTTGCCCTCGAGGGTGCCCGCGAGCGGATGCCAGCCCCAGCTGTCGGCGAAGGAGTCGACCAGGAACAGCCCGCGCCCGGACTCTGCGGAGAAGTCGTCCGAGTCCCGCGGCACCGGCGTCTCGTGGCTCGGGTCGCGCACCGCGCACACCAGCCGCTCGGTCCAGCGCATCAGGTGCAGCCGTACGGACGCGGCTGCTTCGGGGCATCCGGTGTCGGCGGGGCGTCCGGTGTCGGCCGGCACCGCATGGCGCAGGGCGTTGGTGACGAGTTCGGAGACGACCAGGCATATGTCGTCGAAGCGGTCGCCGGCGTCCCACTTGTCGAGAGTGTCGCGGGTGAAGTGCCGGGCCTCGCGCACCGCCTCGTAGCGGGCGGGCAGGGCGCAGGAGGCGGCATCGGACACGGCCGCGGGATCCAGCGGCGGAAGGCCCTGCCGTAACGGCTTGAGCATGGTCGATCCATTCGTCCCCATGCGAGGCACTCCCGGGAAGACGCGGTCGTTGCGATGCAGCGGTGGCGCGGCACCATGGTTTCGGATGCGCGAAGCAGATGCAAGGGCAGATGCACGTGCACGCGACCGAATTGGCCCTGCCCGTACCGCTTCTTGGCCATTTTTTCCGCCATCTTCTCGGCGATTACCGCCAGAGGTACTGACCTCTTCCCGACACACGTAGGCAGAAACGGCCCGCCTCTTTCCGTTTCCGTAACCGGGCGAGTACTGCTCGAAGTGTTTTAGTGGCAG
The genomic region above belongs to Streptomyces sp. CG1 and contains:
- a CDS encoding GTP-binding protein, translating into MSLAVAVVGGLHAEARKAAVDRLLADVPGSVVLHHDLASATAGTVVRTVRDRGGILSAGEAPLVNDCACCALREDLVPELRRLADDGATRLAIVELWDSVEPKAMAEVVASGGLTVTSVITAVDPALVLPYLGNGDDLAEAGLAAAATDRRTIADTFARQLEYAPVLALADSMEADDEDRELLAQLHPTARQVPIGHGGLAGTTRTGATPAAAAPAPEPGSTPDHAATPESAPAPDPAAARAPESPEPTPTSTPAPAPAPGPLARAALAGFDAEAAAAAQHPACARLPAEADSHGVSTLVWHRRRPFHPVRLYAALEDLTCAAARSRGRFWLADKPDTLLHWDAAGGALCVESAGPWLAALPDAAWEMVPPVRRAAAALDWHPEHGDCCNHLVFTSPGLDRDGLAHLLESCLLTDAEYAAGRDAWKRLPPAFDTLLEI
- the rpsR gene encoding 30S ribosomal protein S18 produces the protein MSRKSDRKPAQKRPNPLDQAGITYIDYKDTDLLRKFISDRGKIRSRRVTRVTAQQQRLLARAVKNAREMALLPYSSR
- a CDS encoding VOC family protein; translation: MNITHASFVTLPVTDQDRALRFYRDVLGFEVTADLQMPPGRWLQVAPKGAQTVFTLSGPGMGDFEPGSARGIMLVTTDVDADCARLAAAGTPVQGPDDLPWGCMASFTDPDGNGLMLLTEKEGF
- a CDS encoding helix-turn-helix transcriptional regulator: MNGTGTAAEDRVFAALANATRREVLRLLRERGPQPVQALADHFDMRRPSLSEHLKVLREAGLVSEQRSGRQRIYRLRAAPLAEVQDWLHPYERFWRDQLKGLGDLLDRLPDDDER
- a CDS encoding SRPBCC domain-containing protein; the encoded protein is MSTEPDDDLTTIRVDQFFPHPPAKVWRALTDPELLVQWQMPGAEGFRLEVGHRYRMTSVPRPNSRFSGVVEVRVLAYDIERMLSVRWADADPANPADWTITWTLEHEGRGTRLFLVHEGFDPDDPAQLMARKIMDGGWRGHVLPALGQTLEQLR
- a CDS encoding DUF397 domain-containing protein; amino-acid sequence: MDRDVDGVYGGYDVYNGMAAAQLSGVAWQKSRHSNSQGSCVEFARLPGGEVAVRNSRFPDGPALVYTRAEIEAMLLGIKDGEFDHLIVS
- a CDS encoding ATP-binding protein, coding for MGTNGSTMLKPLRQGLPPLDPAAVSDAASCALPARYEAVREARHFTRDTLDKWDAGDRFDDICLVVSELVTNALRHAVPADTGRPADTGCPEAAASVRLHLMRWTERLVCAVRDPSHETPVPRDSDDFSAESGRGLFLVDSFADSWGWHPLAGTLEGKVVWALFRLRPVG